The Aestuariibaculum lutulentum genome segment TTCCATTTAATAGTTCTCTAACCTCAGTTTTACAACTTCCGCAACCTAAACCAGCTCCCGTTTTATTACAAAGTTCGGTAAAGTCTGTACACCCTTTACTAATAGCTTCTTCAATATTTCCGGCGCCTACCTGACTGCATGAACACACCAGTTTACCTAGAACAGGCACATCGTTTGAAGCACCTCGAAGCAAAGTATCCCGTTTATCGGCCATTTCAATTTTACTCTCTATCATGGTTTTAAACTCAGCAAACTCATTTTTATCGCCCATTAAAACCGCGCCAATTAATAAATCGTCTTTAACAATGCATTTTTTATAGTACCGCTTCGAAATATCTGTAAATATGACTTCCTCATAAGAATCATCATTCTCAGGAACTTTAATCTCACCAATACTACATAAATTCAAATCGTTGAATTTTAAAATATTCATTAAAACCGAACCATTGTAGGCACAACTAATATCTCCTGCTATGTAGTTTGAAAGAATATTGGCTTGTTCTTCTGCCGCCGATGTAATTCCGAATAACTGATTGTTATATTCTGCAATTTCCCCAATAGCAAAAATATCTGGATGCGACGATTGTAAATGCTGATTCACCTTAACACCTCGTCCACAAACAATGCCATTTTCGCGAGCAATTTCAACATTTGGAATCGTTCCAATAGCATAAACAATGGCATTAGCAGTAATAAACTTACCACTTTTTAAAGTGATATTTAATTCGCCGGTATCCTCATCATCAAACACCGTGCTCACCTCATTATCAAAATAAATCTGAATACCTCGTTCCTGAACATCTAACGATAGTAACTTACTGGAAATCGCATCTAACTGACGTTCCATTAACCTTGAAGCACGTTGAATAATAGTGACTTTCACTTTTTTATGCTTCATGGCAGCTGCCAGCTCCAACCCTAACAATCCACCCCCAACAATCACAATATGCTGTTCCTCAGGTGGCAATCCAGTGGCGTCTAAATAAGCTTTAAAACTATCGGCATCACTTTTATTTCGCATGGTAAATCGGCCGGGAAGATTAATTTGAACATCCTTTGGAATAAATGCCCGACTTCCTGTGGCTAATATCAATTTATCAAACGTGTGTTGTACACCGTGACTATCGGTCACAATTTTATTTTCGGAATCTATTTTATCAATTAAAGTTTCTGGGTGGATTTTAATTTCCAGTTTGTTTAATTCGGTTTTTTTTATTTTCAAAAGTTGTTCCCAGGTCAACTCTTCAGTGATATACTCAGGAAGAAGTACGCGATTATAAAACAAATTCGGTTCTTTTGAAAACACATGAATTTCATCTTCTTGGTTATTTTCTCTATAATTTTGAACAAATCTGAATGCCGCTGCTCCTGCGCCTACGATAATTATTTTCTCTACCGGTTTTTTATATTTTGAAACTGATACACGTGTAAATTTAAAATCAGGCTCCTTCGATTGCGGATCGATATGGGTGTTGGTTAAATTATTAGCCCTATTCAGGTCACTCTGCAATTGTTTTCCCCAGTGCATTGGTAAAAACACCACTCCCTTTCCTATATTTTCAGTAACCTTAGCTCTAACACGTACGGTTCCGTTTTCACTTTTTATTTCGGTAATATCGCCATCTTTAATTTTAGATAAATAAGCATCTACCGGATTAATTTCTAATACAGGTGTTGGATAATGCGTTTTTAAACGCGCCACCTTACCCGTTTTGGTCATGGTATGCCATTGATCTCGCACACGCCCTGTTGTTAAAATTAACGGATACTCATCATTGGGTTGAAGCGATGTATTTATAATACCTGCCGGCACATTAAATATTGCTTTTTGCGATGGTGTATAGAATTTTTTATCCTGAAATAACCTTGGCGTTCCTGGATGTCTGTATTCTGAAACAGGCCATTGAAAGGTTCCTTCATTTTTTAATCGGTCGTAATTTAAAAAGGATACATCTATATTAGTACCTTTTGTCATTGCAGCGTACTCATCGTAAATCTCCTCGGCACTATTATAGTTAAACCCTCTGAAACCCATGCGCTGTGCAAAATCACAAAAGAT includes the following:
- a CDS encoding nitrate reductase yields the protein MLKNEVKTTCSYCGVGCGIIVKKDSNNKVIVEGDKDHPVNKGMLCSKGMNLHYVANDTSDRILYPEMRWSRSHPRERVSWDDALDRAASVFKSIIKKHGPDSVGFYVSGQSLTEEYYIANKLTKGFLGTNNIDTNSRLCMSSAVVGYKKTFGEDSVPISYADIELADCFLITGANPAWCHPILFRRLEKHKEENPDVKIIVVDPRKTDTANFADIHLQLIPGTDIILYNAIARSIFERGLINEEFINNYTEGFDKYKEQLGETTVKEASRLCGVPEKDIRKAADVIGLSKGFISMWAMGLNQSVVGTDKNLALLNLSLITGQVGKPGSGPFSLTGQPNAMGGREVGGMANLLAVHKDLMNEEHRREVAQFWGVEKISPNPGLTATQMFDALESGKLKAIWIACTNPLVSLPNTHRIEKAMKNAKFVVVQDISHKSDTVAYADLVLPAAAWLEKEGTMTNSERRISYLPKEINAPGEARPDVEIFCDFAQRMGFRGFNYNSAEEIYDEYAAMTKGTNIDVSFLNYDRLKNEGTFQWPVSEYRHPGTPRLFQDKKFYTPSQKAIFNVPAGIINTSLQPNDEYPLILTTGRVRDQWHTMTKTGKVARLKTHYPTPVLEINPVDAYLSKIKDGDITEIKSENGTVRVRAKVTENIGKGVVFLPMHWGKQLQSDLNRANNLTNTHIDPQSKEPDFKFTRVSVSKYKKPVEKIIIVGAGAAAFRFVQNYRENNQEDEIHVFSKEPNLFYNRVLLPEYITEELTWEQLLKIKKTELNKLEIKIHPETLIDKIDSENKIVTDSHGVQHTFDKLILATGSRAFIPKDVQINLPGRFTMRNKSDADSFKAYLDATGLPPEEQHIVIVGGGLLGLELAAAMKHKKVKVTIIQRASRLMERQLDAISSKLLSLDVQERGIQIYFDNEVSTVFDDEDTGELNITLKSGKFITANAIVYAIGTIPNVEIARENGIVCGRGVKVNQHLQSSHPDIFAIGEIAEYNNQLFGITSAAEEQANILSNYIAGDISCAYNGSVLMNILKFNDLNLCSIGEIKVPENDDSYEEVIFTDISKRYYKKCIVKDDLLIGAVLMGDKNEFAEFKTMIESKIEMADKRDTLLRGASNDVPVLGKLVCSCSQVGAGNIEEAISKGCTDFTELCNKTGAGLGCGSCKTEVRELLNGTKVLA